The genome window CGTCGCCGGTGTTCTTGATCCAGTGCAGCGTGTTGGCGTGATCCCCTGCGGCACAGATGGATTCGTAACCGACACCATTGCCGCGATGACGCGCGCGCAGGCCGAACGAACCCTCGAGCCAGCGCTCGCCCCGGCCGCGGCGCACCGCTTCCGCCAGCTCGGCGATGATCGCCTCGAAGCCCTCCGCCGTGGCCGCGATGGCCTGCCGCATCTGCTCGATCTCGAAATGGTCCTTGACCAGCCGCAGTGTCGACAGGAAGCGCGCGAGCTCCTCGTCGGCCTCGGCCCGCTGCTCGACGGATCCCTCGGCCTCCGCCTCGCTGGCCCGCGCCTTCTCGACCGCCGCCGTCACCTCGCCGTCGGCGTCGCGTACGACGCGCACGCCGATCTCACCGGCGTCCTTGGCGACCGCGTCGGCGAACTCGTCGATGTGCCGGGCGCTGAGGCCCAGCTCCGCCTCGACGTCCTCGATGGTCGGGCGGCGCCCGACCCAGAACTCGCCGTACCGCGCATCGGCGAAGAACTCCTCGGTGTCCCGGCCCGCGAGCGGCCGGAAGAACAGCACCGCGTCGTGCCCGCCGCCGTCACGCGGCTCCAGTACGAGCACGGCGTCCGGTTCGCGGTCGGCGCCCAGGCCGGTGAGGTGCGCGAACGCCGAGTGCGGACGGAAGATGTAGTCGGTGTCGTTGCTGCGGACCTTCAGACCGCCGGCAGGTATGACGAGCCGCTCGCCGGGGAACGCGTCCGACACCGCAGCGCGACGCTTCGCGGCGAAGTCCGCGACCTCCGCGCGGGCCGGGCAATCGGTGCCGCGGGGCGCCCACCCGGTGGCGATGAAGGACCGGAAGGCCTCCGGCGACGGTTGGCTGCGGGACTGCGACTTCTGCTGCTTCTCACTCACACAGGCCATCGTCGCACGCGTGCGGGGCGCCCGGCAGCACGCCCGTCAGCTCCCGCCCCACGCCCAGGTCGACAGGATCGCGTCGAGTGCCTGGTCGGCGCCCGCGGACGCCTTCGCGGTCGCGGCGCTGGTCATGGTGAGCGAGTAGACGTGCTCGCGGTAGACGACGAAGAACTGGGTCTGGGTGAACTTCGCACCCTGCGCGGTCCGGGTGAAGGTGTAGCCACTTGCCGGTAGGCCGCCGATCGTGCGGTCCGGCTTGTCGACGATGTGAACGCCCTGCTGACGCCACGCGATCTCGGCCTGCGACACCACGTCGTCGAGGGCCGGGACCGGCTCGGGTGCCTGGACGACGACCGTGAAGTTGGTCGTCACCGCGTTCTGTGGGGCCGGCGCCTTGATCGCCAGGGTCGACCCCTTGCCGGCGAACTTGCGCCAGCCGGTGGGTGCCACCACCGAGAACGACCCGTCCCCGCTGGTGACGCTGCCGGCAGCGGCGGAGGTGCTGAGCGTGGGTGTCGGCACCGCGGTGACGGTGGTCGGCACCGACACCTGGCCGGTCGGTCGGGTGGGCGTTTCGCCGGAGGAGCACGCGGTGATGCCGAGAGCG of Flexivirga oryzae contains these proteins:
- a CDS encoding aminopeptidase P N-terminal domain-containing protein gives rise to the protein MSEKQQKSQSRSQPSPEAFRSFIATGWAPRGTDCPARAEVADFAAKRRAAVSDAFPGERLVIPAGGLKVRSNDTDYIFRPHSAFAHLTGLGADREPDAVLVLEPRDGGGHDAVLFFRPLAGRDTEEFFADARYGEFWVGRRPTIEDVEAELGLSARHIDEFADAVAKDAGEIGVRVVRDADGEVTAAVEKARASEAEAEGSVEQRAEADEELARFLSTLRLVKDHFEIEQMRQAIAATAEGFEAIIAELAEAVRRGRGERWLEGSFGLRARHRGNGVGYESICAAGDHANTLHWIKNTGDVQEEDLVLVDAGVEVDSLYTADITRTLPVDGTYDEAQRKVYEAVYAAQQAGIAAVQPGNKFSDIHAAAIRVIAEHLFEWGLLPDGVDVEATLDKETGQFHRRWMVHGTSHHLGIDVHDCALALREDYMDAELEPGMILTVEPGLYFKADDELVPQELRGTGVRIEDDVLVTETGHEVLSSDIPSELADVEAWIARVRGGASA